TGGGCGCCGACCTGGTCAACCACTGTGTCAACGACATCGCGGTGCAGGGCGCCGCGCCCCTGTTCTTCATGGACTACCTGGCCACCGGCAAGCTCGAGCCCGAGGTAGCGGAGAAGGTGATCGCCGGCATCGCCGAGGCCTGCAAGCAGAACGGCTGCGCCCTGATCGGCGGCGAGACCGCGGAGATGCCCGGCTTCTACCCCGCGGGGGAGTACGACCTGGCCGGCTTCATCGTGGGGGTGGTGGAGCGCAGCCGCGTCCTCACCGGCAAGGAGGTCGAGGTGGGCGACATCCTGGTGGGTCTGCCCTCCAACGGCCTGCACACCAACGGCTACTCCCTGGCCCGCAAGCTGCTCTTCCAGGTGGCCCGCTACTCGCCGGAAACCTACGTCAACGGCATCAAGAACAAGGTGGGCAACGAATTGATGCGCACCCACAAGAGCTACTGGCCGGCGGTGCGGCGGCTGCTCGATGCCCGAGCGGTCTCCGCCCTGGCCCACATCACCGGCGGGGGCATCACCGAGAACCTGCCGCGGGTCCTGCCC
The window above is part of the Terriglobales bacterium genome. Proteins encoded here:
- the purM gene encoding phosphoribosylformylglycinamidine cyclo-ligase, translating into MLQSLFSWKQRDPQRQAFIVAQPSSTRALTYADAGVDIERANRTKQRIKYLAQRTFTRGVLSEIGGFGGLFAVDRKKYRDPVLVSSVDGVGTKLKLAFEMDLHHTVGADLVNHCVNDIAVQGAAPLFFMDYLATGKLEPEVAEKVIAGIAEACKQNGCALIGGETAEMPGFYPAGEYDLAGFIVGVVERSRVLTGKEVEVGDILVGLPSNGLHTNGYSLARKLLFQVARYSPETYVNGIKNKVGNELMRTHKSYWPAVRRLLDARAVSALAHITGGGITENLPRVLP